A genomic window from Luteitalea sp. includes:
- a CDS encoding DUF2892 domain-containing protein: LFVGLNLFQSAFTNWCPMMAFLRRAGIRG, encoded by the coding sequence CGCTCTTCGTTGGCTTGAACTTGTTCCAGTCGGCCTTCACCAACTGGTGCCCGATGATGGCATTCTTGAGACGCGCCGGCATTCGGGGGTAA